TCAGAATAGCTCGTCGAGCTGCTCGAAATAGCGCCGCCGCTGTGGCTGGTCCGGCCGGCCCAGCCCGTCCAGCAGGCGCTGCGCCGGGGCCTCGCCCAGCTCCTCGCGCAGATTGCGCTGCGCGAAGGCGATGTCGAGCCAGCGGTCGGCCAGGCCGCCGCGCCCCAGGTCGATGAAATGCAGGCGCTCGCGCGCCTCGTCGACGAACACATTGCCGTCGCTCAGGTCGCCATGCGAGAACACCAGGTCCTCGCGCTCGGGTCGCCGCAGCTCCAAATGGGCCAGCAGCGCCGCCGGCGTGGCGGCCTGGATCTCGGGCCATTGGGCCATGTCCGCATCGTCGGCGCACAGGCCCTGCGCCAGCAGCCGGCGCAACTCCGCCAGGCGCATCGCGATGCCGGCATCGAAGGGGCAGTCCCGCGCCGGCACCGCCTGCAGCTGGCGCAGCGCCTCAACAAAAATTTCTACGGCCGCCTCGGGGCGGCTCGCCAGCAGGGCCGACAGCGGCCGCCCCGGCACCTCGCGGGTGATCAGGCATTCGCCCTCGGCCGCGCCGACCGCCAGCACCAGCTCCGGCACCAACAGTCGGCCGCCGCCGCCCAGCCAGTCGATCAGCCGCGCCTCGCGCAGCGCGCCGTAGGTGGTGTTCGCATAGGGCTTGGGGCAGAGCTTCAGGAAGAAGCCCGCGCCGCCCTTGTCGAAGCGGTAGACCCGGCAGGGCGATTCGCCCACCGGGTCGCGCCGCAGCGCGGCGTCGCCAATGAAACGCCGCACCTCCGGCGGCAGCTGCTGCAACTTCAAGACCCGGTCTCCTCGCTGAACCGGATCAGTGTCCCGTGCGCCGCCGCGCCTCGCCAGCCGATTGCGGCGAACGGCCGGTCGGCGGGTGCGGATGGCGGCGCGGCGGGGATCAGTAACGGTCGTCGAAGGCGAAGATCGGCTTGCGGGTCTTCCACAGGCCGCCGGTGAAATCCGGGAAGTCCAGGGTCTGGAAGCCCTGGGCGATCGACTGCTCGGACAGCGGCGTGATCGCGCTCCAGGCCACCGCGTCGTAGATGTCGATCGGCATCGGCGCATCGGCCTTCAGCGCCTCGACGAAGGCATGGATCACGAAGAAGTCCATGCCGCCATGGCCGGCGCCGGCCGCCGCGCCCTCGTACTTCTTCCACAGCGGATGGTCGTAGCGGTCCTGGTAGGTCTTGAAGGCCTCCCATTCATGCGGCTTGCTGCGGCCCTCGATATGGATGGACTGGTTCAGGTCCATCCACAGGCCCTTGCTGCCCTGCACGCGGAAGCCCAGCGAATAGGGACGCGGCAGCGAGGTGTCGTGCTGCAGCAGGATGGTCTCGCCGTTCTCGCAGGACAGGGTGGTCGTGACGATGTCGCCCAGCTTGAACTTGACCGCGGCGTTCGGATGCTTCTTGCCGCCCAGGTTCTCCACATACTCATGCAGGCCGCGCGCCTTGCTGGCGAAGGCATTGATGCGGGTGAAGCGGTTGCCGCGGTGGATGTTGGTATACATCGCGCAGGGGCCGATGCCATGGCTGGGATAGAGCTCGCCATTGCGCTGCACCGAATGCTCGGTGCGCCAGCGCGCCTCGCTCCAGCCCTTGGCGCCGAACTCGACGCCGCCGCCATAGGGCTTGGCCGGATCGCCGCTGTTGAACTTCACCGCGCGCAGGTCATGCTGGTAGCCGCCCTGCAGATGCACCAGCTCGCCGAACAGACCGGCGCGCACCATCTGCAGCGCCGCCATCACGTCGCGCCGGTAGCAGACGTTCTCCAGCAGCATATAGGGCGTGCCGGTCTTCAGCTGGGTGTTCAGCACGTCCCAATGGTCCTGCAGGGTGATGCCGGCGACCACCTCGCAGCCCACCGCCACCTTGGCCTGCATCGCGCCGATGGCCATCTCGGCATGCCATTCCCAGGGCGTCGCGATGATCACGCCGTCCAGGCCCGGCTGCTCCAGCAGCTTGCGCCAGGCCTGGGTGTCGCCGTTCTGGCCATAGGCCTTGGGCGCGGGCTTGCCGGCCTTCTCGGCCATCGCCATGGCGCGGCCCAGCATGATGGGCTCGATGTCGCACAGCGCCACCATGTCCACATCGTCGCGGCGCAGCAGCTCGCGCAGCAAGACCTGGCCCCGCATGCCGGTGCCGATCATCGCCAGGCGCAGCCGCGGCCGCACCGCGGCGCGCGCCAGGGGGGTGAGGCCGCTGGCCGCGAGGGCGGCGGCGGAGGAGGAAAGCAGAAACTGTCGACGGAGCATGGTTCTTCGGTTCATTCGTTCGAGGTGGGAGTGTGGCGCAGACGGCGGCGTCCGAGCGCGGCGATCAGCAGGCCGCCGGCCGCCAGCAGCGCCAGGCTGGACGGTTCCGGCACCGGCGCGGCGACGCTGTCGAATCTGAGGTGGCCGGAGCGCCAGAGGCCGTCGGGCTGCAGGCCGTCGCCGGCGGCCTCGTGGAACTCGAGGCGCAGCAGGCCATCGGCCCCGACGCGAAAGTCGAGCCCGGCCTGCAGCAGGTCGAGCTCGCCCGCGGCCCGCAGTGCTCCGGCGGCGTCGCGGCCCTCGCCCGGTGCGAACAGCAGGCCGCCGGCGCCGACATCGCTGCCGCTGACGGCCAGGCGCAGCTCGGACAGCCAGCTCGGCGCGAAGGCCTCCAGCTCGAGGTCCCAGCGCAGCCCGGTCACCCGGGCGCCGGCGCCGATCTGCAGCGACAGCACCGTGTTGCCGGCGGCGCCGAGCAGGCCGCGGCTGGCCAGCTGGTCGATCGCCAGCTCATGCGTCGCGGCATGGCCGCCGGTGCCGCACAGCAGGCCGGCGCACAGCAGCGCCGGCGCGGCCAGGCGCTTGAACAGGGAGGGGGTCATCGCGGTCCTCATGGCAGGGTGCTCAGATCCACCGCCGGCTGCTGGCCGGTCAGCGGGCGGGTGAAGTTCTGGTTCGCAGGCACGGTTTCATTGAAGAAGCCGCCGTTGCGCAGGTAGAAGCGGCCGCTGGCGTCCAGCCCGCCGGCGAAGTCGAGCCGCTGCCTGGCCGCGCCGGTCGCGTCGACGGTGAAGCGGCCGCGGTTCAGCTCGGTCCAGACGCCCTGCTTGTCGACCGCCCATTGCCGGCCCATCAGCAGCTTGCGGCCCTGGTGGCCCTCGGTATCGATGAAGTTCTCGAGGAAGGAATGCGGGCGCACCAGCCAGGTCTGCGTGTTCGGGCGCAGCCAGGTCGCGATGAAGCGCCAGCGCTGTTCCTCCACCGCATAGAACCAGGCCGAGTAGAGGCTACCGCCCTGGCCGTCGGGGCGCACGCGGGTGATGAAGGGATAAGTCGTGCCGGCGCGCCAGGCATAGGTCAGCCGGCTCTGGCCGCCGGTGCCCTCGCCGCCGAACTCGTTGGTGACGACCTCGGGACCCTTGCGGACCAGCGTGGTCTTGCCGACGGACGGGTCCCAGACCGAGAACAGCACCCAGCGCTCGCGCTCCTTGACCTGGATGCCCATATAGCCTTCGCCAAAGCCGTTGGCCATGAAGAAGGAGCCGACCTTGTCCTCGCCGGCCGGGATCGTCAGCTCGTTGTAGAAATACTCGACATCGGCCGGCGCCGTGTAGCTCATGTGCACCGAGGGGCCGCGGCGCGACCAGTAGTAGCCGGAGTCGGCCGCCTGGTTGGCGTACTGCAGGCCGCTGGCCGCCGTGCCGCTGAGCTCGATGGCCTGCAGCTGGGCGAACTCGGGGCCGCTGCGCGTCAGGCCCTGCACGTCGATCTTCACGTAGCCGGCGGCCGGCACGTCGATCACGGCCAGCCCGCTCGCCACCGAGGCGGTCGGCGTCAGGCGCAGCGTGAAGCTGCGGCCGAGCGCGCTGACCTTGACCGTGCTGATGCCTCCCGGCGGCACCACGCCCTTCAGCGCGATGTTGAAGCGGCCCGGCTGGGCCACCCGCACATAGGTGCTGATGACCGTGGCCGGATCGCTCCAGTCCTTCAGGCCCTCGTTGTAGGAGATCCATTCCGGCGCATCGGGCCCGGCCTGGGTGATGAAGGCATTGCCGGCCAGGTCGACGCGTGCCGGCTGCTGCTTCGGGCTCGCGACGACGGCTGCCGGCGCGGCCACCGGCTGCGGCGCGGCGGCGACGCTGCCGCCGCAGACGGCGAGCAGGGCGGCCAGCGGCGCCAGCGCGCGCAGGACGGGGAGTTGTTGGCTCATGCTCGTCACTCCCCTTTACTTGAACTGGTAGCTGGCCGACAGGCTGTAGACCCGGCCGAACAGGTTCAGGCGGTGGTTGTAGCCCTCCCAGCCATGCGGGTCGTAGTAGGGCTTGCGGTCAAGCAGGTTCTTCACCGACAGGCCCAGACGCATGTCCTTCACCGGGCTCCAGCCCAGGCTCAGGTTGAGCGTGTAATGCGAGGGCTGGCCCTTGCACAGATCCTCCGGCAGGGGCAGGTAGGCGCCCTTGCAGGTGCCGGGCGCGTTGTCCTTGTCATCGCTGTCGGTGGCCCATTTGCTGCTGCCGGTGTAGTTCAGGAACAGGCCGGCGTTGTAGTTCTGGTAGGCCCAGTCGGCGCTCAGGGTGGCGCGCAGGCGCGGGTTGTTGTAGTAGCCGACGTACTCGTACTTGAAGCCCTCGTTGGTGTAGTCGGCCTTGTTGCGGCGCGCGATCGTCGCGGCCGCGCCCAGGTTCAGGCGGCCGTAGTCGCCCAGCGCGACGCGGCCCCGCGCATCGATGTCGAAGCCGTCGATCAGGGTGCGGCCGCGGTTGGTGTAGCTGTTGACCAGGCCGGCCAGGTTGCCCATGGTGTAACCGGGCACGCCGGCGGCGCAGGCCGCGGCATTGGCCGGGTTCTGGCACATCGCGGCGGCGGCCGCGGCATTGCCGCGGTCGGCATCGGAGATCGGCACGCGGGTCGCGCCCGGCGCGTTGACCAGTGCGGCGCCGTACTGGGCGGCCAGGGCCTCGTAGAGCTTGTTGAAGTCGCCGCGCTGGATCTCGTCGCGGCGGTAGACGAACCAGTAGTCCAGCGACACATCCAGGTCCTTGGTCGGCTGCAGCACCAGGCCCAGGGTCGCGATCTTGGCCTTCTCCGGCTTCAGCGCCTTGTTGGGCGGGGTCAGGCCGCCGATCGTGGTGCTGCAGTTGGAGTTCAGCAACTGCTTGCCCAGCTCCTTGTCGGTCGCGCTGACCGACTTCAGCAGCAGATTCGCGATCGCATTGGTCTCGTCGCAGCGCGCCTTGTCGCGCAGGCCGCCATGCTGGGCATAGACGCCGCCGTTGCCGGACTCGGCCAGGCTGGGCGCGCGGAAGCCCTCGGAGTAGGTGCCGCGCAGCAGCAGCTCCGGCAGGGGCTTGAACTTCAGGCCCAGCTTGGGCGCCAGGTTGGCATCGAAGTTCGGGTACTTGTCCAGGCGCAGCGCGGCGTTCAGCTCCAGGTTCTTGGTCAGCGGCACGATGGCCTCGCCGAACAGCGCGCCCACGGTGCGCTTGCCGTCGAACCAGGAGCCGCCCTGCTGGGTGATCAGGCCGTTGGCCGCGTCGGTGTTGCCGGGGGTCTTGAAGCTCTCGCGCATCAGGTTCAGGCCGAAGGCGGTGCGCACCTCGCCGGCCGGCAGCTTGTAGACCGTGCCCTCGACCTTGGCGTCATAGGTGATCAGCCGGGTGCTTGAGGCGATGTCGAAGGTCGGGTAGGCCTCGCGCAGCAGCGCGGCGTTCTTCTCGCTGATCACGCCGAACTCGTAGGCCGGCTTGTCGGCCATCAGCAGGCGGCCGGCCGCGTCGGTGGTGAAGGGGCCGAAGGCCTTCTCGAAGCCCTTGCGGTTGACGTTGACGGTCTGGTACAGGGTCGAGTCGCTGCCGGCCACCGCCAGCGCGGTCTCGAAGTCCCAGTCGCCGAGCGCGCCGCGCAGCCCGGCCAGCCAGCGGTAGCTGTTGTCGGTGTTGCGCTGGCCGAAATGGCCGGTCGCGTCCTGCAGCAGGTAGTTCAGGCCCACCACGCCGCCCATCTTGGCGCGCAGCTCGGGGCTGGCCTTGTTGTAGATGTTGTTGGGGCCCAGGAAGGGCTGGGTGAAGGTGTTCAGCGTCGTGCCGGTGTTGCGCGAGTACCAGCTGGTGGTGCTGCCGCTGTTCAGCGCGGCCGGGCCGTTGCGGCCCTGCAGCTCGATGCGGGTATAGGCCAGCTCGCTGAAGCCCTCCAGGGTGTCGCTGAACTTGGCGCGGCCGTTCAGGTAGAGCGTCGCGCGCTCCGAGCTGGGGCCCGTGTCGAGCGCATTCGGCAGCGAGTTCCAGATGCAGCGCTGGCCGGCGGCCTGCTGGAAGGTGTTCTTGCAGCCCGGTGCCGGCTCCTGCGAGCGCGCATTGCCCTTGGTCGGGTCGAACGCGAAGAAGGTGCCGGGGTTGAGCACGCCCGGCTCGCTGCCGCTGCCGATGCGGAAGTCCGAGATGAAGGTCGGCTTGTTCACATAGAAGTGATCGGGCCGCTTGTCGTAGGTGTCGGACAGCGCGATGCGGTCGCGCTTGTAGAGGTTCAGCGAGCCGTAGAGGCTGTAGCGGTCGCGCTCCAGGTCGCCGAAGCCGTACAGCAGGCTGGCCTGCTTCTCGCCGTAGCTGCTGACCTTGTCCGACCAATCGGTGCTGGCGGTCAGCTGCAGGCCCTGAAAGCTCTTCTTGGTGATCACGTTGATCACGCCGGCCACCGCGTCGGAGCCGTAGATCGCCGAGGCGCCGTCGGTCAGCACCTCCATGCGCTCGATCGCCGCGGCGGGGATCGAGTCGATGTTGACGAACTGGCGCTGGAAGCCCTCCGGCGCGCCGTAGAAGGACAGGCGGCGGCCGTTCAGCAGCACCAGGGTGCCATGCGCACCCAGGCCGCGCAGATTGGCCTGCGAGGCGCCGTCCGAGCCGGTGAACATCGAGCGGAAGTCCTGCTGCCCCGGCATCGCCGCCGGCAGGTTGTCCAGCACCTGCAGCAGGGTGCGCGCGCCCATGTTCTCGATCTGCTTGGCGCTGATCACCTGCACCGGCGAGGCGGTCTCGGCATTGACGCGGCGGATGCTGGAGCCGGTCACCTCGACCCGCTCGATCTGCTGCTTGGGCTCGGCCTGGGCAAACGCCATCAGGGGGCCGGCGCACAGCAGGGCGGCGATGGCGCGGGCCCGGGCATGGGGGCGGGGGGTCTGGCTTCGGTTCAGCATCGTCGTGATTCCTTATCGGTTGGAGCTTGCTCGGCTTGTCTCGGCCTTGCGATCTGACGTGGTAGCGGTGAGGGGCGGGCAGTGCTCCGCCAGGCGCGCGGGTCGGCGCGCCGGTACTGGAGCGGGTTTTGGGGTGGGTGGTTTAAGGCTTGGTCGAGAAGGCGGCGCGATCCCCCTCCATGCCCAGCAGGGCGGCATTGGCCCAGTTGCCGCAGACCGCGGCGGGTTTGGCACCGGTGGCGCCCAGGGTGCGCAGGCTCAGCCGGCGCAGGCCGCGCACATCGATCTCGGGCTTGACCACGCCGGGCGCCTTCACCAGCCCGCTGTCGTACAGCAGGCGACCGTCGCCCCAGACCTGGAACTGCAGCCCGCCCTGGGCGCGGCAGCTGTCGTCGACGCCGAGGTCGGCGCGCAGCAGGCGCCAGTCGCCGTCCAGCGCCAGCTCGATGCGGCTGCTCGCGCCGACGCCCAGGCCCTTGCGGAACAGCAGGCCGTTCATGCGCATCGGCGCCTTGGCGCCCGGCGCCAGGTCGCGCGCCACGCCGCGCGGCGGGGCCGACAGATCCGACAGGTAACGCAGCAGCTCCGGGCGCTCGGCGCTGCGATGCTCCAGCACGCGAAAGCGCGACAGGGTGATCGGCCCGACCTCGGCCGGCAGGCTGGCATCGAGCGCGCGGGCGCCCGGCTCGGC
This genomic stretch from Roseateles sp. DAIF2 harbors:
- a CDS encoding APH(3') family aminoglycoside O-phosphotransferase, with amino-acid sequence MKLQQLPPEVRRFIGDAALRRDPVGESPCRVYRFDKGGAGFFLKLCPKPYANTTYGALREARLIDWLGGGGRLLVPELVLAVGAAEGECLITREVPGRPLSALLASRPEAAVEIFVEALRQLQAVPARDCPFDAGIAMRLAELRRLLAQGLCADDADMAQWPEIQAATPAALLAHLELRRPEREDLVFSHGDLSDGNVFVDEARERLHFIDLGRGGLADRWLDIAFAQRNLREELGEAPAQRLLDGLGRPDQPQRRRYFEQLDELF
- a CDS encoding Gfo/Idh/MocA family protein, encoding MLRRQFLLSSSAAALAASGLTPLARAAVRPRLRLAMIGTGMRGQVLLRELLRRDDVDMVALCDIEPIMLGRAMAMAEKAGKPAPKAYGQNGDTQAWRKLLEQPGLDGVIIATPWEWHAEMAIGAMQAKVAVGCEVVAGITLQDHWDVLNTQLKTGTPYMLLENVCYRRDVMAALQMVRAGLFGELVHLQGGYQHDLRAVKFNSGDPAKPYGGGVEFGAKGWSEARWRTEHSVQRNGELYPSHGIGPCAMYTNIHRGNRFTRINAFASKARGLHEYVENLGGKKHPNAAVKFKLGDIVTTTLSCENGETILLQHDTSLPRPYSLGFRVQGSKGLWMDLNQSIHIEGRSKPHEWEAFKTYQDRYDHPLWKKYEGAAAGAGHGGMDFFVIHAFVEALKADAPMPIDIYDAVAWSAITPLSEQSIAQGFQTLDFPDFTGGLWKTRKPIFAFDDRY
- a CDS encoding PEP-CTERM sorting domain-containing protein translates to MTPSLFKRLAAPALLCAGLLCGTGGHAATHELAIDQLASRGLLGAAGNTVLSLQIGAGARVTGLRWDLELEAFAPSWLSELRLAVSGSDVGAGGLLFAPGEGRDAAGALRAAGELDLLQAGLDFRVGADGLLRLEFHEAAGDGLQPDGLWRSGHLRFDSVAAPVPEPSSLALLAAGGLLIAALGRRRLRHTPTSNE
- a CDS encoding DUF3472 domain-containing protein, with amino-acid sequence MSQQLPVLRALAPLAALLAVCGGSVAAAPQPVAAPAAVVASPKQQPARVDLAGNAFITQAGPDAPEWISYNEGLKDWSDPATVISTYVRVAQPGRFNIALKGVVPPGGISTVKVSALGRSFTLRLTPTASVASGLAVIDVPAAGYVKIDVQGLTRSGPEFAQLQAIELSGTAASGLQYANQAADSGYYWSRRGPSVHMSYTAPADVEYFYNELTIPAGEDKVGSFFMANGFGEGYMGIQVKERERWVLFSVWDPSVGKTTLVRKGPEVVTNEFGGEGTGGQSRLTYAWRAGTTYPFITRVRPDGQGGSLYSAWFYAVEEQRWRFIATWLRPNTQTWLVRPHSFLENFIDTEGHQGRKLLMGRQWAVDKQGVWTELNRGRFTVDATGAARQRLDFAGGLDASGRFYLRNGGFFNETVPANQNFTRPLTGQQPAVDLSTLP
- a CDS encoding TonB-dependent siderophore receptor, giving the protein MLNRSQTPRPHARARAIAALLCAGPLMAFAQAEPKQQIERVEVTGSSIRRVNAETASPVQVISAKQIENMGARTLLQVLDNLPAAMPGQQDFRSMFTGSDGASQANLRGLGAHGTLVLLNGRRLSFYGAPEGFQRQFVNIDSIPAAAIERMEVLTDGASAIYGSDAVAGVINVITKKSFQGLQLTASTDWSDKVSSYGEKQASLLYGFGDLERDRYSLYGSLNLYKRDRIALSDTYDKRPDHFYVNKPTFISDFRIGSGSEPGVLNPGTFFAFDPTKGNARSQEPAPGCKNTFQQAAGQRCIWNSLPNALDTGPSSERATLYLNGRAKFSDTLEGFSELAYTRIELQGRNGPAALNSGSTTSWYSRNTGTTLNTFTQPFLGPNNIYNKASPELRAKMGGVVGLNYLLQDATGHFGQRNTDNSYRWLAGLRGALGDWDFETALAVAGSDSTLYQTVNVNRKGFEKAFGPFTTDAAGRLLMADKPAYEFGVISEKNAALLREAYPTFDIASSTRLITYDAKVEGTVYKLPAGEVRTAFGLNLMRESFKTPGNTDAANGLITQQGGSWFDGKRTVGALFGEAIVPLTKNLELNAALRLDKYPNFDANLAPKLGLKFKPLPELLLRGTYSEGFRAPSLAESGNGGVYAQHGGLRDKARCDETNAIANLLLKSVSATDKELGKQLLNSNCSTTIGGLTPPNKALKPEKAKIATLGLVLQPTKDLDVSLDYWFVYRRDEIQRGDFNKLYEALAAQYGAALVNAPGATRVPISDADRGNAAAAAAMCQNPANAAACAAGVPGYTMGNLAGLVNSYTNRGRTLIDGFDIDARGRVALGDYGRLNLGAAATIARRNKADYTNEGFKYEYVGYYNNPRLRATLSADWAYQNYNAGLFLNYTGSSKWATDSDDKDNAPGTCKGAYLPLPEDLCKGQPSHYTLNLSLGWSPVKDMRLGLSVKNLLDRKPYYDPHGWEGYNHRLNLFGRVYSLSASYQFK